In Aggregicoccus sp. 17bor-14, the genomic window CGCGGACTGGTGCGCGGTGGACGTGCTCGCGGACGACGGGCGCCTCGAGCGGCTCGAGGTGGCGCACGCCGACCCCGAGCGCGCGCACCTCGCCGCGCGCGTGCGGGCGCTCGCGCCCGTGGACGTAGGCGGCGCAGGCGGCGCCACGGGGCCCGGCGGCGTGGGGCACGCGGTGGACCCGGGGCACGCCGGAGCCGACGGGCGGCGAGCACCGCCGGCGCACGCGGTGCAGATGCACGCAGTGCAGGTCGTCGAGGACTTCGCGCCGCTGCTGGAGCGCGCGCTGCGCGAGGGGACGCTGGAGCCCGGGAGCGAGCGCGCGCAGCTGCTCTCGGCGCTCGCGCCGCGCTCGCTGCTGGTGGCGCCGCTGCTCAGCCGGGGCCGGCGCCTGGGCGCGCTCACGCTGCTGACGAACGCGGCGAGCGGGCGCCGCTACGGCCCTCGGGACGTGGCGCTGGGCGAGGCGCTGGCGCGGCGGGTGGCGCTCGCGCTGGACAACGCGCTGCTGCACCGCGCGGCGCAGGAGGCGCGCGAGCGCATCGAGCGGCTGCAGGCGGTGACGGCGGCGCTCTCGGAGGCGGCGAGCCCCGCGGAGGTGGCGGACGTCATCGCGAGCCAGGGCACGCTCGCGCTGGGCGCGGACGCGGGCGTGGTGATGGTGCTCTCGGGAGACGGGCGCGAGCTGCGGCTCGCGAGCGCGCGCGGCTACCCCGCCGAGGCGCTCGCGCGCTGGGGGCACCTGCCGCTGGAGCTCTCGCACCCGCTCACGGACGCGGTGCGCGCAGGCGACCCCACGCGCGTGGTGCAGCTGCCCACGCTGCTCGAGCGCGACCGGCGCTACCCGCACCTCGCCGCAGGCCCCCGCGTGCCGCACGAGGCGCTCGCCGCGGTGGCGCTGCGCGCAGGCGGCCGGGTGATGGGCGTGGTGGGGCTCTCCTTCCTCGGCCCCCGCGCGCTGCAGGCTCCCGAGCGCGAGCTGCTGCTCGCGCTCGCGCGCCAGGGTGGCCAGGCGCTGGAGCGCGCGCGCCTGTACGAGGCGGAGCGGCGCGCGCGGCGCGAGGCGCAGGAGGCGCTGCGGGCCGGCGAGGTCGCGCGCGCGCAGCTCGCGGCGAGCGAGGCGCGCTTCCGGCGCGTGGTGGACAGCGGGATGCTGGGCATCTGCTTCTGGGATGCGAGCGGGCGGGTGACGGACGCGAACGCGGTGTTCCTCTCGCTCGTGGGCCGCAGCCGCCAGGAGCTGGGGCTGCTGCGCCTGGACGCGCTCTTCCCCGAGCCGCTCGCGCACGAGGAGCTGGAGCGGCGCGGCGTGCACGCGCCCTACGAGACGGAGCTCGCGCGCGCGGACGGCGCGCGGGTGCCGGTGCTGATGGGCGGGGCGCGGCTCTCGCCCGGCGGCGCGGGCGTCTCCTTCGTGCTGGACGTGACCGAGCGCCACCGCGCCGAGGCCGAGCGCGCGGACACGCTGAGCCTGCTGGGCTCGCTGCTGGCCACCGCGCCCGTGGGGCTGTGCTTCGTGGACCGCTCGCTGCGCTTCACGCACGTGAACGAGAGCCTCGCCGCGCTCACCCACGCGCCGGTGGAGGCGCACCTCGGGCGCAGCGTCTCGGACGTGGCGCCCGCGGCGCTCGCGCTCGCGCTGCAGGGGAGCTTTCGCCGGGTGTTCGCGGAAGGGGTGGCGCTGCCGGAGCAGGAGCTGGCGGCGCCGCGCGCGGACGGCAGCCCCGGCCACTTCCAGGCCAGCTTCTACCCGGTGCTGGACCGCACGGGGCAGGTGGCGCTGGCGGGCGCGGTGCTGGTGGACCTCACCGAGCGCAAGCACGCGGAGGAGCAGCTGGAGGAGGCGGCGGAGTTCCGCGAGCGCTTCCTGGGCATCGTGAGCCACGACCTGCGCACGCCCCTGCAGGCGAGCATGCTCGCGGCGAGCCTGCTGCTGCGCGCGGAGGACCTGCCGGAGCGCCACCAGAAGCTCGCGCGCCGCATCGCCACGAGCACCGAGCGCATGGGGCGGATGATCTCCGAGCTGCTCGACTTCACGCGCTCGCGCCTGGGCGGCGGCATCCCGGTGGAGCGGCGCGCGGTGGACCTGGCGGGCCTGTGCCAGGAGGTGCTGGACGAGGTGGGGCTGGGCGCGGGCGAGGGGCAGCTGCAGCTCATCTTGGAGGGCAACGAGGGCGAGGGCCCCTGCACGGGCGAGTGGGACCCGGGCCGCATCGCGCAGGTGGTGCAGAACCTGGTGACCAACGCGCTGAAGCACGGCGCGCCGGGGGCCCCCGTCACGCTGCGCCTGGTGGGCGAGGCCGAGGGGGTGCGCCTGAGCGTGCACAACCGCGGCGCCCCCATCCCGCCCACCCTGCTGCCCGAGCTCTTCAACCCCTTCCGCCGCGGCGCGCGCCGCAGCGCCGCCAGCGGCGCGAGCGAGGGGCTGGGGCTGGGGCTGTACATCGCGCGCGCGGTGCTCGCCGCCCACGGGGGCCACATCGAGGCCCACTCGAGCGCCGAGGAGGGCACCACCTTCCAGGTGTACCTGCCCCGTGGGCCAGGGTGAGCGTCCGCGCGAGGACAGTAGAGTGCGTCCAGAGGGTCGGCGCTCCCGGATCTCCCGGCTAGCCTGCACCCCCGCGCGCGGGCCCTCGGCACCGCGACCTCCCGCCGGTGAGGCACACATGAGGTGTGGATGAGCGAGCGCCGTTCGCGTCCGGGCCGCAAGGGCAGCGTGCACCGCTGGCGCACGCGCAGCCCCGACTCCGGGCACGACTCGAGCCCGGACGCGCTGCCGGCGGCCGCTCCGCGCGAGGCGCCTCCGGCCGCGGACGGGGGCGCTGCACCCGAGCGCGTCCCTGCGCCTGGCCGTGCTGCGGCAAAGCGCAGCGCTTCGGCAGACCGCAGCGCTTCGGCAGACCGCAGGGCTTCGACAGAGCGCAGCGCTTCGGCAGACCGCAGGGCTTCGACAGAGCGCAGCGCCGCACCTGCGCGCGCGGCCGGGGAGGAGCGCGGGAGCTCGGCCGCAGGCGCGGCGAGCGCAGCCCCCGCGCAGCTCGCCGGGCTGCTCGCGGACAGTGTCGCGGATGCGCTCTTCATGCTGGATGCGCGCGGGCACGTGACGTGGATGAACGCCTCCGCCGAGCGGCTCTTCGGCTGGCGCCACGCGGAGCTCGCCGGGCGCACGCTGCACGAGGCAGTGCACGCGCGGCGTCCGGACGGGCGCCCCTTCCCCGCGCGCGAGTGCCCGCTGGGCCGCGTGGTGGTGACGGGCGAGACGGTGCAGCACCACGAGGACACCTTCTTCCACCGCGACGGCACGCCCGTGCCGGTGCTCTGCAGCAACGCGCCGGTGCGGGTGGACGGGCAGCTCGCGGGGGCGGCGCTCTCCATCCACGACCTGCGGCTGCGGCGCGCGGCGAGCGAGGCGGCGCGCCAGCGCGCCGCGCTCGAGCAGCAGCTGGTGGGCATCGTGAGCCACGACCTGCGCAACCCGCTCAACGCCATCGCGCTCTCGGTGCAGACGCTGCTGCGCCGCCCCGGAGCGCTCGAGCGCGAGCTGGGGCTGCTGCGGCGCATCTCGGACGCGGCGGCGCGCGCGAACCGGATGATCCACGGCCTGCTGGACTTCACGCAGGCGCGGCTCGGCGGTGCGCTGCCGGTGCACCCGCGCAGCTGCGACCTGCACGCGCTCGCGCGCCAGGGCGTGGAGGAGCTGCAGGCGGCGCATCCCGGTCGCACCCTGCAGCTGAGCTGCGAGGGAGATGCGCGCGGGCGCTGGGACCCGGACCGCCTGGGGCAGCTGGTGGGGAACCTGGTGGGCAACGCCCTGCAGTACAGCCCGGCGAGCGCGCCGGTGCGGGTGGTCACGCGCGCGCTGTCGGCAGAGGCGGGCGACGGCGTGGAGCTGAGCGTGCACAACACCGGCGAGCCCATCCCGGAGGCCCTGCTGCCCCACCTCTTCGAGCCGCTCACGCGCGGCGAGGGGGCCGCGCGCCGCAACGGCAGCATCGGGCTCGGGCTCTTCATCGTGCACCACATCGTGCAGGCGCACGGCGGGCGCATCGAGGTGCAGTCCACGCGCGAGGACGGCACCTGCTTCCGCGTGTGGCTGCCGCGCGAGGGTGCGAAGCCCGCGGCGTAGGCGTCATCTTGGCGCCTGGGCGAGCACGTCTCCCACGCTCGGAGGAGAAGCCGGACGGGACGGGCTCCTCTCGTGGGCGCCGAGCGCGCGCGGGCGTCGGCCTGCGCGGCGCTCCGGGGATTCGCAGGAGCAAACTCACGTGCGGCGGGAGCGACGAGGCCTCTCGCTCTTCACGCGCTTCGGTCACCGAAGTGCACGCGCGTGCGGGTTCGGCGGGGGCAGGTCCGTGCGCACCTGTTCTGAGATGTCGGGGGTTTTGCTGAACAATTTTCAGAGCTCGAGCGGTCCGCGGGCACAACGGGCGACCCCCGGAGGAAGCCTCACCGCGGGCCTCGGTCGGGCCCCTCGATGCGCAGACGGAGCGAGGCGCGCGCTACCCTGCGCTGCCCCGGGCGTCCGGGCGCAGGTGCGCAACCAGATTCAACGCTCCTTCTGGTGCGGACCTCGTCCCAGCCGCGAGGCCTCGAACCGGTAAGGCTTACCGGAAAACCCCCGACATCTCAGAACAGGAGCGCGCGACTCTGCTCCGGGAAGGGGTGCCCTTCGGGGGCGCAGCTCGGTGCGGTGCTGTGTACAAACCTCGGGACTTTCGAAATCTCCCGAGGTTTGTACACAGCAGCGCGCAGCACTCCATCCGACACCCCTCTCCTCTCCTGCGCTTCCCCGGAGCGCTGCGCAGGGCGGCGCCAGCGCGCGCTCGGCGCAGGCGACAGGTGCCCGTCCCGTGCCGGCTTCCCCACAGAGCCGATGCGCGCGGGGCACAGCGGGAGCGCACTTCCCTCACCCCGACCTTTTCCCAGCGGGAGAGGGAGCACGCGTCAGTGCAGGGTGGTGCTCGGGGTGGGCGCCTCGTGATCACTGCTGCGCCGGCCGCTGCTCCGGTGCGCCTCGGGCACTTCGATCAACGAGAGCCCCACGCCGCGCACGTGCCCGCCGTCGGTGAGCAGCGGGAAGTAGCTCGCCTGCACCTCGCGCACGGCGCCGGAGCCGGGTGGGTGCTCGAACGCGAGCGGCACGCCGCCCAGCGCGCGCCCCGTGGCGATGACGTGCTGCGCGTGCACCTGCAGGTAGGGCGCGAGCTCGGGCGCGAGCTGCGCGAGCGGCGCGCCGCCCAGCGCGCGCTCCTCCGCCACGTCCAGCAGCCGCGCGAGCGCGGGGTTGAGCTGCACCAGCCGCATGTCGGGCGAGAGCACGCCGAGCGCCACTGGCGCCGCGGAGACGAGCGCCCCGGCGAGCGCCGGCTCGCCGACGCCCACGTCCCCGTCCGTCTCCGTGCTGCCGCTGCCCACCGCTCCCACCGCGCGCTCCATCACGCTGCGCTCGCGATCGCGCAGCAGCGCCCGGTGCTCCTCGAGCCTTCGCGCCTGCAGGTAGAGGTCCACGAACACCGCCACCTTCGTGCGCAGGATGTCCGGGTCGTAGGGCTTCACGATGTAGTCGGCCGCGCCGCGCGCGTAGCCCTCGCGCACCAGGGCCTGCTCGCTGGAGAAGGCGGTGATGAAGAGCAGGGGCAGGTGGCGCGTGCGCTCGCGGGCGCGGATGAGCTTCGCCGTCTCGAAGCCGTCCAGCCCCGGCATCTGCACGTCCAGCAGCACGCAGGCGAAGTCCTCGCGCAGCAGCGCCGCGAGCGCCTCGCGGCCGCTCTGCGCGCGCACGAGGCGCTGGCCGAGCGGTTCCAGCACCGCCTCGAGCGCGAGCAGGTTCGCGGGAATGTCGTCCACGAGCAGCACGCTGGCCTGGGCCGGAGAGTCCATGCCCTTCAACCTAGTCAGCCTCGCAACGCGGGCTCCGCGCGCCTGCCCGGCTGCCCTCCGGCCGGAGGAGCCCCGTGCGGTTGAAGGTGCGACAAAGGCCACCGTCCGTGGGCGCAAGGGGGATAGACGCGACCCCCATGACTTCATCTCCCCCCCGCCCCATCCTCGTCGTCGAGGACGAGCACGACATCCGCGAGGCGGTGAGCGACCTGCTGCAGATGGAGGGCTACGCCGTGGAGACGGCGTGCAACGGCCAGGAGGCGCTCGAGCTGCTCGAGCGGCCGGCGGACCCCTGCCTCATCCTGCTGGACGTGATGATGCCGGTGATGGACGGGCACGCCTTCATGGCCCGCCTGCGGGCGCACGAGCGCCACGCGCGCATCCCGGTGGTCATCACCAGCGCGAGCCCCCAGGTGCCCGAGGGCGCGCGCGCGCACCTGCGCAAGCCCTACGAGCTGCACCGGCTGCTGGACGTGATCGCCGAGCACCGCACGGAGTCCCACACCTGAAGCCCGTCCTCGATGCTGGGGAAGCCGCCGCCCGATGAAGGACCTCGCCCACCAGAGCTCCGCCACCGTGCTGGTGGTGGATGACCAGGAGCCCAAGCGCTACGTCATCGCACGCGCGCTGCGGGCCGAGGGCTACCACGTGGTGGAGGCGGCGGGCGGCCGGGAGGCGCTGCGGCTCGCCCAGGGCGGCGAGCCGGGGCTCACCTTCGACCTCGTCGTGCTGGACGTGCACCTGCCGGACCTGGACGGCTTCGAGGTGCTCGCGCAGCTCAAGGCGCACCCGCTCACGCGCGCGCTGCCCGTGCTGCAGGTGTCCGCGAGCGCGATGGACCCGCACGAGCGCGTGCGGGGGCTGGAGAGCGGGGCCTCGGGCTACCTCGCGAGCCCGCACGACCCGGAGCTGGTGGCCACGGTGCGCGCGCTGCTGCGCGACCAGGGGCAGCGCACCGAGCGCGCGCGGGAGCTCGCGGCGGCCACGCGCGGGGCCCAGGTGGCGCAGGCGCGCGAGCAGCGCAGCCAGCAGCTCTTGCACGAGACCGAGGCGATCATCGAGAGCCTGCCGGACGGGGTCTTCGTGGGCACGCGCGAGGGGCTCACCCGGGTGAACAGCGTGGGCGCGCGCCTGCTGGGCTTCGACAGCCCGCGCCAGGCGCTGCTGGACCTGGACAGCCTGCGCCTGCGCCTGCACCCGCGCGACTGGGCGAGCGGCCAGCCCCTCGCGCCCGCGGAGCACCCCTTCGCGCTCGCGCTCGAGGGGGACACCTGCGTGCGCGAGTGCGTGCTGCGCAACGTGCGCACGGGCAAGGACCTGGTGGCGCGCGTCACCGCGGCGCCCATCCGCGAGGGCGACGAGGTGGTGGGCGCGGTGGCCACGCTCACGGACATCACCGAGGCGAAGCGCGCCGAGCGCGAGCTGCGCGACGCGGCGGAGTTCCGCGAGCGGCTGCTGGGCATCGTGAGCCACGACCTGCGTAACCCCCTGCAGGCCATCTCCATGAGCGCGCAGGTGCTGCTGCGCGGGGTGGAGGGGCCGGCCGGAGCCCTGCCCGAGCCGGCGCTGCGCGCGGCGGGGCGCATCGCGGCGAGCAGCGAGCGCATGGCGCGCATGATCAGCCAGCTGCTGGACTTCACCCGCGGGCGGCTCGGCGGGGGCATCCCCATCCAGCGCGAGCCCGCCGACCTGCTGCTCCTGTGCGAGCAGACGGTGCGCGAGCTGGAGCTGGGCCACCCCGGGCGCACGCTTCGCTACGAGGCGCGCTGCGACTGCCGCGGCGAGTGGGACCCGGGGCGCATCGCGCAGGTGCTCGGCAACCTGGTGGGCAACGCCCTGCGCTACAGCCCGCCCGAGGAGCCGGTGACCATCACGCTGGAGGGCACGGACACGGACGTGCTGCTCCGCGTGCACAACCGCGGGCCCGCCATCCCGCCCGCCCTGCAGCCCGAGCTCTTCGACGCCTTCCGCCGCGGCGCGGGCGGCGCCGGCAGTGGCACGGCGCGCAGCGAGGGCCTGGGCCTCGGGCTCTACATCGTTCGCCAGGTGGTGCTCGCGCACGGGGGCGCCATCGACCTGACCTCTTCCGAGCCCGAGGGCACCACCTTCCTCGTCACCCTGCCGCGCCACGCGCCGCCGGGCCCCTCCCAGGCCTAGCGACCGGGAGAGCGTCCACCACTGGACACATCCGGACTCCCTGTGCCGCCGTACCATCGCTCCGGGTGCGGGGGATGTTCACCCCCGGATGGCCCGGGGATGGAAAGCGATCCAGCCCCTCGTTAAACCACGCGTTTGCCGCACCATCCCGGAGCCCTCATCTCGTCCCTGCACCGTTCCATGTCCCCCTCATCCGAGCCCGACTCCGAGTTCGCCTCCGGCCCTGCTGCGTCCAGCGCCCCGTCTCCGCGTGACGCGCACGTGGCGGCGCTGCTCGAGCGCTACCTCGCGGCCCAGCTCAAGGGCCAGCGCCAGGAGGCGATGCGCCTGGTGCTCGAGGACGGCGTGGGCGCGGGCCTGAGCGTGGCGGACCTGCAGCTGCGGGTCATCGGCCCGGCGCAGCAGGAGATCGGCCGGCTCTGGCAGGAGAACCGCATCACGGTGGCGCAGGAGCACCTGGCCACGGCCATCAGCCAGCTGGTGCTCGCCCAGCTCTACCGCCACCTGCCGCGCGACCCGCCCAACGGCAAGCGCGTGACGGTGGCGTGCGTGGAGGGGGAGCTGCACGAGGTGGGCGCGCGCATGGCGAGCGACTTCCTGGAGATGAGCGGCTTCGACGTGGAGTTCCTCGGCGCCAACGTGCCCACCGACAGCCTGGTGCGGTGGGTGGAGGACGCGAAGCCGGACCTGCTCTGCCTCTCGGCCACCATGAGCTTCCACCTGGCGGCGCTGCAGGAGGCGATCGAGCGCGTGCGCACCATCGCGCCGCACCTGCCCATCGCGGTGGGCGGCCACGCCTTCGAGTGGGCGCGGGGGCTGGAGGACAAGCTCGGCGTCACCTTCTACGGCAAGGACGCGCGCGCGCTGGTGGCCGGCGCCTGCAAGGAGCTGGGCGTATGACGCCGCAGCCCGAGCTCGCGCGCCGCATCGAGGCGCGCACGCAGGCGCTCGCGTTCGAGAGCGTGCAGCCCTTCCACCAGGACCCCTTCTGGTACGCGCGCTACGGCGAGGCGCGCACGCGCAAGTTCGGCGACGAGGACGCCGTCTTCCACGTGCGCTACCTCGTGCAGGCGCTCGCCCAGGGCGCCCCCAGCGTGATGGAGGGCTACGCGCGCTGGCTGCGCACGCTGCTCGTCTCCCACGGCATGTGCACGCGCCACCTCGCCCAGCACTTCGCCTGGCTGCAGGAGGCGCTCGCGCGCGGAGGCCTGAGCACCCCCGAGGTGCGCACCGTGCTGGCGAGCGCCCACGAGGCGCTCGTCCACCGCGAGGGCAGCGCGGGCACACTCGCCTCGCAGGCGGACGCGCTCTCGCAGCGCGCCGCGCGCGCGCTGGGCCAGGCGGGGAGCACCCCGCTGCAGGCGGAGCTGGGCCTGCAGCTGTGCTACCTGGCGGACGCGCTCGCCCTCAAGCGCCCCGAGCTCTTCGTGCAGCACGCCCGCTTCTACGCCGGCTTCTGGCCGCGCCGCGCCCAGGCGCTGCCCGGCACCCTGACCTATCCGCAGGTGTTGCGCGCACTGCAGGACGCGCTAGACACGCTGCCCCCCGCCCCCCTCGCCGAGGCCCGCCCGCTGCTGGCCCAGGCGCTGGACGCGGTGCAGAGGACCCCCTGACCATGCGTCTCCAAGATCCCTCTCCTCCTCCCATGGAGCTGCTCACGCAGGCCGTCGGCGCGCTCAGCCGCGAGCTCGCGCTGGTGTGCGCCGCGGACGGCACGGTGACGTGGGCGGACGCGCGCGCCGCCGCCCTGCTCGGGCTCACCCTGGGCGAGCCGCTCGAGAAGCTCGCCCCCGAGGACCAGCGCCCGAAGCTGCGCACCTTCCTCGCCAAGGCGGCCGCGGGCCAGCTGGGCACCGAGGCCGGCGAGTCCGCCGAGTCCGCCGAGACCTCCGAGCCGTGGGAGCTGAACCTGTGCGTGAAGGACCGGCCCACCTGCCTCGCCTTCCGCGCGAGCAGGCTGTCACGCGCCCAGCACGGCGACGGCCACAGCGTGCTGCTGGTGGGCAGCCTCGTGCCCTCGGACTACGGCAACGTGCTCGAGCAGGTGAACGAGAACCTGCAGGAGCTCGCGAACCTGCACCGCCAGAGCGAGCGCCAGCAGCGCGAGCTCACCCGGCGCGCGGACGAGCTGCAGCGGCTCAACGCCGAGCTCGCCGAGAGCAACAAGGGCGTGCGCAGCCTGCACGCCGCGCTGGACGAGAAGGCGGAGACCCTGCAGCGCACCGCGGAGGTGAAGAGCCGCGTGGTGGCCAACGTGAGCCACGAGTTCCGCACCCCGCTGCACTCCATCCTGGGCCTGGCGAAGCTCTTGCTCAACCCGGGCAACGGCGTGCTGAGCAACGAGCAGGAGAAGCAGGTGCAGTTCATCCGCAACAGCGCGGAGAGCCTCTACGAGCTGGTGAACGACCTGCTCGACCTCTCCAAGGCGGAGAGCGGCAAGGCGGTGCTGCGGCCCAAGAAGTTCCTCCTCTCCGAGGAGCTGCTGGCGCTGCGCGGGATGATGCGCCCGGTGCTGCCGGAGGGCAGCGCGGTGGAGCTCAAGGTGGAGATCCCCGAGGAGCCGCTGGAGCTGGAGACGGACGAGGCGAAGCTCTCGCAGATCCTGCGCAACCTGGTCTCCAACGCGGCCAAGTTCACCGAGAAGGGCAGCATCACGGTGGCGGCCGAGCGCGCGGACCGCGACGTGGTGCTCTTCCACGTGCGCGACACGGGCATCGGCATCTCGCCCGAGCACCACGAGCGCATCTTCGAGGAGTTCGCGCAGGTGGAGAGCCCGCTGCAGTCGAAGGTGAAGGGCACGGGGCTGGGGCTCGCGCTCGCGCGCAAGCTCGCGGAGGTCCTGGGCGGCACGCTCACCGTGCAGAGCGCGGTGGGGGTGGGAAGCACCTTCACCGTGGCCATCCCCCGGGTGCACCCGGAGGTGGCGGAGATGGCGGGCCTCAGCGAGCGCGCCGAGCGGCTGGACCCCACGCGCGCCCCCGTGCTGGTGCTCGAGGACGACCGCCAGACGCTGTTCCTCTACGAGAAGTACCTGCAGCGCTCGGGCTTCCAGGTGGTGCCGGTGCGCACCGTGGAGGACGCGCGCGCCGCCATGCAGCGCATCCGCCCGGCCGCCGTGGTGCTGGACGTGATGCTCGAGGGCGAGACGAGCTGGGGCTTCCTCGCGGAGCTGAAGCAGGGCGAGACCACGCGCGACATCCCCGTGCTCGTGGTCACCATCACCGACCGCGAGCAGAAGGCGCGCGCCCTGGGCGCGGACGAGTTCTGGCTCAAGCCGGTGGAGGGCAAGAAGCTGCTCAGCAAGCTCACCGCGCTCGCCAAGGTGGGCCCGGTGGAGAAGGTGCTCATCATCGACGACGACGAGGTGCACCGCTACCTGCTGCGCCAGGTGCTGCGCGGCACCCCGTACGCGCTGATGGAGGCGGCCACGGGCCCCGAGGGCGTGCGGCTCGCGCGCGAGGAGGCCCCCCACCTCATCTTCCTGGACTTCGTGCTCGGCGAGCACACCGCCTTCGACGTGCTGGACGACCTCAAGGCGGACCCGCGCACGCGCGACATCCCGGTCATCCTGCACACCAGCCACCAGCTCGCCGAGGACGAGCAGGCGCGGCTCAAGCAGGAGACGGCCGCCATCCTCTCCAAGCACACCCTGAGCAAGGAGGTGGCCATCAGCCGCATCCGCGACGCCCTCAACAAGGCCGGCCTCGGCACCCAGCAGCTGCACGGCGCGCAGCACGGCTCGATGGAGGTGCACCGTGGTTGAGCAGCCCACCGTCGCCACCATCCTCAACGTCAACGACGACGAGGCCAACCGCTACATGGTGGGCCGCATGCTGCAGATGGCCGGCTACCGGGTCATCGAGGCGGGCACCGGCCTGGAGGCGCTGCAGAAGGCGCAGACCAAGCCGGACGTCATCATCCTGGACATCAAGCTGCCGGACCTGAGCGGCTACGAGGTGTGCGCGCGCCTGCGGGCCAACCCGGACACCGCGAGCATCGCGGTGCTGCACACCAGCGCCACCTTCGTCACCCCGGACAAGAAGGCCAAGGGCCTGGACGGCGGCGCGGACGCGTACCTCACCCAGCCCTTCGAGGCGACGGAGCTGGTGGCCACGGTGCGCTCGCTCATCCGCCTGCGCCACGCCGAGCGCGAGATGCGCCGCAAGGCGGAGGAGCTCGCGGAGGCGGACAAGCGCAAGGACGAGTTCCTCGCGATGCTCGCGCACGAGCTGCGCAACCCGCTCGCCGCCATCACCACCGCGGTGGGCATCCTGGACCGCCGCCCCGCGCCGGACGAGAAGGAGGCGCGCATGCGCGGCATCATCCAGCGCCAGGCGCGCCACCTGAGCCGGCTCGTGGACGACCTGCTGGACGTCAGCCGCATCACCCAGGGCAAGGTGGAGCTGCGCCGCGAGCGCTGCGACCTGCGCGCGCTGCTCGAGCACGCGCTCACCACCGAGCGTCCCCTGATGGAGGCGCGCGGCCTCACGCTCGAGGTGGACCTGCCGCAGCGCCCGCTGTGGATGGAGGCGGACTGCACGCGGCTCGAGCAGGTGTTCGTGAACCTGCTGGACAACGCGGCCAAGTACACGGACGGCGGCGGCTGCGTGAAGGTGAGCGTGGCGGTGGAGCGGGTCGCCGCGGACGCGCTCGCCGTGGTGCGGGTGAAGGACAGCGGCATCGGCATCCCGCCCGAGGCGCTCGCCCGCGTGTTCGACCTCTTCGCCCAGGTGGACACCACCCTGGAGCGCAGCCGCGGCGGCCTGGGCATCGGCCTCACCCTGGTGCGCAGCCTCGTGCAGATGCACGGGGGCCGGGTGAGCGCGCTGAGCGAGGGGCTGGGCTACGGCAGCGAGTTCGTGGTGCGCCTGCCGCTGCTGCCCGCGGTGGAGGCGGCGCTGCCCATGGCCGCGAGCGCGGGCACGCGCACCGAGCCGCGGCGCATCCTCGTGGTGGAGGACAACCCGGATGCGCGCGCGAGCCTGCGCGAGCTGCTCGAGCTGTGGGGCCACAGCGTGGAGACCGCGCCGGACGGGCTGCAGGGGCTCTCCGCCGCCGTCAGCTCGCGCCCGGACGTGGCGCTGGTGGACATCGGGCTGCCGGGGCTGGACGGCTACCGGCTCGCGAGCGAGCTGCGCGCGCGCGCCGGCCAGGACATCCGCCTGGTGGCCATCACCGGCTACGGCGGGCCCGAGGGCCACAACCGCGCGCTCGCCGCCGGCTTCGACGTGCACCTGGTGAAGCCGGTGCAGCCGGACGAGCTCGCGCGCACGCTCGCGGCGCTGCCGGTCGCCCCCGCGAAGGACTCCTCCGCGGCGTGAAGGGTCCCCTCTCCCCCTGGGAGAGGGTCAGGGTGAGGGATGACCTTCGCAGACCTCATCGAAGCCCAGCAGGAGCGCCTCATCGAGCGGTGGCTCGAGCAGGTGCGCCCCTTCGCCCCGCGCGAGGGCCTCACCCGCGAGCAGCGGGTGGACTCGCTGCCCCGCTTCCTCGCCGAGCTCGCGCACGCGCTCCGCGACCCGGCGCAGGAGGGGGAGCCTCCCGACTGCGACACCATCTCCCGCGCGCACGGCGCGCAGCGCCATGCGCTGGGCTACACGACGAGCGCGGTGGCCCACGAGTACCCGCTGCTCCAGGAGACCCTGCTGCAGGGGGCGATGGAGGCGGGGGTGACGGTGCAGGCCCGCGAGGCCATCCTGCTCGCGCGCTGCATGGGGGTGGCCGCCGCCGAGGCGCTCAGCCACTTCGTCTCCGAGCAGGAGCGCGGGCTGCGCGGCGAGTCGGTGGCCGCGCGCCAGCGTGCGGCGCGGGACCAGGCGGCGGAGGCCCGGGCGCGCGAGAGCGAGGCGCGGCTGCGGGCGGTGCTGGACG contains:
- a CDS encoding nitrogen regulation protein NR(II) — protein: MSERRSRPGRKGSVHRWRTRSPDSGHDSSPDALPAAAPREAPPAADGGAAPERVPAPGRAAAKRSASADRSASADRRASTERSASADRRASTERSAAPARAAGEERGSSAAGAASAAPAQLAGLLADSVADALFMLDARGHVTWMNASAERLFGWRHAELAGRTLHEAVHARRPDGRPFPARECPLGRVVVTGETVQHHEDTFFHRDGTPVPVLCSNAPVRVDGQLAGAALSIHDLRLRRAASEAARQRAALEQQLVGIVSHDLRNPLNAIALSVQTLLRRPGALERELGLLRRISDAAARANRMIHGLLDFTQARLGGALPVHPRSCDLHALARQGVEELQAAHPGRTLQLSCEGDARGRWDPDRLGQLVGNLVGNALQYSPASAPVRVVTRALSAEAGDGVELSVHNTGEPIPEALLPHLFEPLTRGEGAARRNGSIGLGLFIVHHIVQAHGGRIEVQSTREDGTCFRVWLPREGAKPAA
- a CDS encoding response regulator gives rise to the protein MDSPAQASVLLVDDIPANLLALEAVLEPLGQRLVRAQSGREALAALLREDFACVLLDVQMPGLDGFETAKLIRARERTRHLPLLFITAFSSEQALVREGYARGAADYIVKPYDPDILRTKVAVFVDLYLQARRLEEHRALLRDRERSVMERAVGAVGSGSTETDGDVGVGEPALAGALVSAAPVALGVLSPDMRLVQLNPALARLLDVAEERALGGAPLAQLAPELAPYLQVHAQHVIATGRALGGVPLAFEHPPGSGAVREVQASYFPLLTDGGHVRGVGLSLIEVPEAHRSSGRRSSDHEAPTPSTTLH
- a CDS encoding ATP-binding protein, encoding MRPSPPSLPSEETSAAVRERERASGLPEELRGLQGLLGALDGAGLAYFDAEGRHRYVSGPYAALLGAGAAAPPASDAHRAPPPAEELVRALAGAADALSASLDLRATLAAIGALAVPALADWCAVDVLADDGRLERLEVAHADPERAHLAARVRALAPVDVGGAGGATGPGGVGHAVDPGHAGADGRRAPPAHAVQMHAVQVVEDFAPLLERALREGTLEPGSERAQLLSALAPRSLLVAPLLSRGRRLGALTLLTNAASGRRYGPRDVALGEALARRVALALDNALLHRAAQEARERIERLQAVTAALSEAASPAEVADVIASQGTLALGADAGVVMVLSGDGRELRLASARGYPAEALARWGHLPLELSHPLTDAVRAGDPTRVVQLPTLLERDRRYPHLAAGPRVPHEALAAVALRAGGRVMGVVGLSFLGPRALQAPERELLLALARQGGQALERARLYEAERRARREAQEALRAGEVARAQLAASEARFRRVVDSGMLGICFWDASGRVTDANAVFLSLVGRSRQELGLLRLDALFPEPLAHEELERRGVHAPYETELARADGARVPVLMGGARLSPGGAGVSFVLDVTERHRAEAERADTLSLLGSLLATAPVGLCFVDRSLRFTHVNESLAALTHAPVEAHLGRSVSDVAPAALALALQGSFRRVFAEGVALPEQELAAPRADGSPGHFQASFYPVLDRTGQVALAGAVLVDLTERKHAEEQLEEAAEFRERFLGIVSHDLRTPLQASMLAASLLLRAEDLPERHQKLARRIATSTERMGRMISELLDFTRSRLGGGIPVERRAVDLAGLCQEVLDEVGLGAGEGQLQLILEGNEGEGPCTGEWDPGRIAQVVQNLVTNALKHGAPGAPVTLRLVGEAEGVRLSVHNRGAPIPPTLLPELFNPFRRGARRSAASGASEGLGLGLYIARAVLAAHGGHIEAHSSAEEGTTFQVYLPRGPG
- a CDS encoding response regulator, producing MTSSPPRPILVVEDEHDIREAVSDLLQMEGYAVETACNGQEALELLERPADPCLILLDVMMPVMDGHAFMARLRAHERHARIPVVITSASPQVPEGARAHLRKPYELHRLLDVIAEHRTESHT